One part of the Archaeoglobaceae archaeon genome encodes these proteins:
- a CDS encoding solute carrier family 23 protein, with product MELEYQLDEIPPKKVLIALSLQWFAIIAAILIIGGRIVAEIQFENPTDRIGYIQKIFLISGITMLAQLFIGHRLPLVVGPASVLIAGIYASMGSDFSTIYTAIAIGGVVIFFFGITGSLNLLRKLFTENIVAVVLILVAITLSPLIMEMITLDTPNAGYNFAFSILFVIMLFILNKKLRGFWNSSLILWSLILGSAVYSLIFPQHYEILNPDPLNVFSEINITPSFRLEVIISFMICFFALAINDLSSIYSLAGTLKLEDTEFRAKRGVTLTGLSNILSGFFGVIGSVNYSMSPGIISATKCASRYALVPAGFILLILAFTPFVISLIEAIPKVVIGSVFLYIMCSQVAVGIPMIKFKDTASGFVIGFPLLLSIIVTFLPESVLTSFPEILRPIIGNGFVLGVLVAMLMEHVILRRDYEN from the coding sequence GTGGAACTTGAATACCAACTCGATGAAATCCCGCCCAAGAAGGTGCTTATAGCCTTAAGTTTGCAGTGGTTTGCAATAATAGCTGCAATTCTTATTATAGGCGGTAGAATTGTTGCGGAAATTCAATTTGAGAATCCAACAGATAGAATTGGTTACATCCAAAAAATATTTCTAATTTCTGGAATAACGATGCTCGCTCAGCTTTTTATTGGTCACAGATTGCCTCTCGTAGTTGGACCCGCTTCCGTTCTTATCGCTGGGATTTATGCAAGCATGGGGAGTGATTTTAGCACAATATACACAGCAATTGCGATTGGAGGCGTTGTTATATTCTTTTTTGGCATTACAGGATCGCTAAACCTCTTGCGAAAGCTTTTCACTGAGAATATAGTTGCAGTGGTTTTAATCTTGGTAGCAATTACCCTATCGCCCCTTATAATGGAGATGATCACTTTGGATACACCTAATGCCGGTTACAACTTCGCTTTTTCAATTTTGTTCGTTATCATGCTTTTTATCCTAAACAAAAAGCTCAGGGGGTTCTGGAATTCGAGCTTAATTCTATGGAGCCTCATTCTTGGTTCTGCTGTCTATAGTCTAATCTTTCCTCAGCATTATGAAATTCTGAACCCAGATCCCCTGAATGTCTTTTCCGAAATCAATATCACACCTTCTTTCAGGTTAGAGGTAATTATATCCTTCATGATCTGCTTTTTTGCCCTCGCCATCAACGATCTGAGTTCAATATACTCCTTGGCAGGAACTCTTAAACTTGAAGACACTGAATTTCGAGCAAAGAGAGGTGTAACGCTGACTGGTTTGTCTAATATCCTTTCGGGATTTTTTGGAGTTATAGGATCTGTAAACTACTCCATGAGCCCCGGGATAATCTCAGCGACGAAGTGCGCATCAAGATACGCCCTTGTTCCCGCTGGATTTATCCTATTGATCCTCGCGTTCACGCCCTTTGTGATCTCTCTAATCGAGGCAATTCCAAAGGTTGTTATAGGCAGTGTATTTTTATATATAATGTGCTCCCAAGTCGCGGTCGGAATTCCTATGATCAAGTTTAAAGACACAGCTTCTGGCTTTGTAATCGGCTTTCCATTGCTTCTGAGCATAATCGTCACCTTTCTTCCAGAATCAGTTTTGACCAGTTTTCCCGAGATCTTGAGACCAATAATTGGCAATGGTTTTGTCTTAGGGGTATTGGTAGCGATGCTGATGGAACACGTAATTCTACGCAGAGATTATGAAAATTAA
- the cyoE gene encoding heme o synthase, translating into MEPRALLEVIKPKQTLLLMITFLVSFLVAGGRETLPLCFLATFLTISGTTALNMWIDRDIDAIMMRTRSRPIPAGELSPIACAIYGSILFVSGLLIALFVSLEFAFVLFLGLIFDILVYTLLLKRKSPYSIILGGFAGAMPALAGWVAVKGFTLPGFLISGIVLLWIPSHIWFIVMHYEEDYRRARIPMFPLIAGIKKASWAIVFATLLMLILATSLYFLIPLHAIYLAISIPAILLFLFKAIKFAIAPKKEKARGMYKLASLTLGAVFFALLFGAFL; encoded by the coding sequence GTGGAGCCAAGAGCACTATTAGAAGTAATCAAGCCAAAACAGACCTTATTGCTCATGATCACGTTTTTGGTGAGCTTTCTCGTAGCGGGAGGAAGAGAAACTCTGCCCTTGTGCTTTCTTGCAACCTTTCTAACAATCTCAGGCACCACTGCTTTGAACATGTGGATCGATCGGGACATCGATGCGATCATGATGAGAACCCGAAGCCGACCAATTCCCGCTGGTGAGCTAAGCCCAATAGCTTGTGCTATCTATGGATCAATCCTTTTTGTTTCGGGGCTTCTTATTGCGTTATTCGTGAGCCTTGAGTTCGCTTTTGTCCTCTTTTTGGGTCTTATCTTCGACATTCTCGTTTATACTCTTCTGCTCAAGAGAAAAAGCCCCTATTCGATCATCCTTGGAGGCTTTGCGGGAGCCATGCCTGCTTTAGCTGGCTGGGTTGCGGTTAAAGGCTTTACTCTGCCGGGATTTTTGATCTCTGGGATCGTGCTCCTCTGGATCCCCTCACACATCTGGTTCATAGTGATGCATTACGAGGAGGACTACAGAAGAGCGAGAATTCCAATGTTTCCGCTTATTGCTGGCATTAAGAAGGCTTCATGGGCTATTGTCTTCGCTACTCTGCTCATGCTAATTTTGGCAACCTCATTGTATTTCTTGATCCCTCTACATGCCATCTATTTGGCTATATCAATTCCAGCGATTCTCTTATTTCTTTTCAAAGCCATTAAGTTTGCAATTGCTCCAAAAAAAGAAAAAGCGAGGGGGATGTATAAGCTCGCAAGCTTAACCCTTGGGGCGGTCTTCTTTGCGTTGCTATTCGGTGCATTTTTATAA
- the serS gene encoding serine--tRNA ligase — MWSILKALREKPEILYESQKRRGLSLEVVDRAIELDKKWREKLKETNMLRKKRNELSRLLKDKKDQKLIEEAKKLSEEVKKAEEELGRIEKEVEAILLSIPNIVHETVPIGKDDSENVPIRYWGKAKVYFEDVDEFVKKTSGKAEYEVVDFKPVSHADAVELFGWADIARAGKVAGSRFYYLFEDLLWLDFALTLYAMDFLASRGFKLVFPPFMLKKSAYEGVTAFSDFEDVIYKIEGEDLHLIATSEHAIAAMHMKETLEESELPLLYAGFSPCFRKEAGAHGKDTKGIFRVHQFNKVEQFVFCLPEQSWEWHEKLLENAEKLWQGLGIPYRVVNICTGDLGIVAAKKYDLEAWMPAQATYREMVSCSNCTDWQSYRLDIRFAEKKGMPSKGFVHTLNSTAIATTRAITAIIENYQLEDGRIEIPKVLRKYLENIDSAPKDYIMPRSSRRV, encoded by the coding sequence ATGTGGAGCATTCTTAAAGCTTTGAGAGAGAAACCAGAGATCCTATATGAGTCGCAGAAAAGACGCGGTTTGAGCTTGGAAGTTGTAGATCGTGCTATAGAGCTCGATAAAAAATGGAGAGAGAAGTTAAAAGAAACGAATATGCTCAGAAAGAAAAGAAACGAATTATCAAGGCTTTTGAAAGATAAAAAAGATCAGAAGCTAATTGAAGAGGCAAAAAAGCTTAGCGAAGAGGTAAAGAAGGCAGAAGAAGAATTAGGCAGAATTGAAAAGGAAGTTGAGGCGATTTTGCTTTCAATCCCGAATATAGTCCACGAAACTGTGCCCATTGGCAAGGACGACAGCGAAAATGTCCCAATTCGCTACTGGGGAAAGGCAAAGGTTTACTTTGAAGACGTCGATGAGTTTGTTAAAAAAACCTCTGGAAAGGCGGAGTATGAGGTAGTCGACTTCAAGCCAGTAAGCCATGCAGACGCAGTAGAGCTTTTTGGCTGGGCTGACATCGCAAGGGCGGGAAAAGTTGCAGGTTCGAGATTCTATTATTTGTTCGAGGACCTTTTGTGGCTTGATTTTGCATTAACGCTTTATGCAATGGATTTTCTTGCAAGCAGAGGCTTCAAGCTCGTATTTCCGCCATTTATGCTTAAAAAGTCTGCCTATGAAGGCGTAACCGCTTTCAGCGACTTTGAAGACGTGATCTACAAGATCGAGGGCGAGGATCTGCACTTGATAGCGACAAGCGAGCATGCAATCGCCGCGATGCACATGAAGGAAACGCTTGAGGAGAGTGAACTTCCTTTGCTCTATGCTGGCTTCAGTCCATGCTTCAGAAAGGAAGCGGGAGCCCATGGAAAGGACACAAAAGGAATTTTTAGGGTTCATCAGTTCAACAAAGTGGAGCAGTTCGTTTTCTGCCTGCCAGAGCAGAGCTGGGAGTGGCATGAAAAACTCTTGGAGAATGCTGAAAAACTTTGGCAAGGCCTGGGAATTCCCTACCGAGTTGTGAACATCTGCACGGGAGATCTTGGCATAGTCGCAGCCAAAAAATATGATCTCGAAGCCTGGATGCCTGCTCAGGCTACTTATAGAGAAATGGTCTCGTGTAGCAATTGCACAGACTGGCAGAGCTATAGGCTTGACATAAGATTTGCTGAGAAGAAAGGAATGCCGAGCAAGGGCTTTGTGCACACGTTAAATTCAACAGCAATAGCCACAACAAGGGCAATAACTGCAATAATTGAAAACTACCAGCTTGAAGATGGCAGGATTGAAATTCCGAAGGTGCTAAGAAAGTATCTTGAAAATATAGATTCAGCGCCTAAGGATTATATAATGCCAAGAAGCTCTCGTAGGGTGTGA